From the Bacillota bacterium genome, one window contains:
- a CDS encoding tRNA 2-thiocytidine biosynthesis TtcA family protein codes for MRRSDGKWFFTRVKRTIYNFKMISEGDKVAVGLSGGKDSAALLYILNLFRKHAPFDYDLHAVYVHLGWPVNLDPIELLARKLQIPLHVEETAIARIVFETRKEKNPCALCANMRRGALHQAAKKIGSNKVALGHHLDDAVQTFMLNLIYTGFMGTFKPVTYLDRTDLYMIRPLIQLPEKTLASLVTRENLPLLKNPCPISGETKRKEIAELFEGLVTRYPDLREKFRSALLKSSFWQ; via the coding sequence TTGCGCCGTAGCGATGGAAAATGGTTTTTCACCAGGGTAAAAAGAACAATTTACAATTTCAAGATGATCAGCGAGGGTGATAAAGTAGCAGTCGGTCTTTCCGGGGGAAAGGATAGCGCCGCCCTGCTATACATCCTGAATCTATTCAGAAAGCATGCCCCCTTTGATTATGATCTCCATGCAGTTTATGTTCATCTTGGTTGGCCGGTTAACCTTGATCCAATTGAATTGCTCGCCAGAAAACTGCAAATCCCGTTACATGTTGAAGAAACTGCGATTGCCCGGATAGTATTTGAGACCAGGAAAGAGAAAAATCCATGTGCGCTTTGCGCAAATATGCGTCGTGGTGCTCTGCACCAGGCAGCAAAAAAGATTGGAAGTAACAAGGTTGCCCTGGGACACCATCTTGATGATGCAGTACAAACCTTCATGCTAAATCTTATCTATACCGGATTTATGGGAACCTTTAAACCGGTTACCTACCTCGATCGCACAGATCTCTACATGATCAGACCGCTGATCCAGCTGCCTGAAAAAACCCTCGCTTCCCTTGTTACAAGGGAAAACCTGCCCTTACTTAAAAACCCCTGTCCCATCAGTGGTGAAACAAAGCGAAAAGAAATAGCTGAACTTTTTGAAGGACTTGTTACCCGCTATCCTGACCTACGTGAAAAATTTCGCTCTGCATTATTAAAAAGCTCTTTCTGGCAATAA
- a CDS encoding radical SAM protein has product MNKILLVEPQSKEDHVYKHVRMPRLGLPILATQLKNKGYDVEIYMGTADSLPMEKLLAADLVGISTTTATCREAYQIAGLLRTNNIPVVIGGIHATFLPEEALKFADYVVRGEAEETFLPLIQSIEENKLKHDIPGISYWCNGEEIHNPGSEIKIDMDSFPIPDLSLFNGHSKLRTIPVMTSRGCPFSCTFCCVTEMFGRRYRHRCTESVLQELERYEGKNIFFCDDNFTANPGLTKELLRGIIDRGIKLNRWGAQVRVDAARDEELLSLMKLSGCGIVYIGFESINPETLKDFQKQQTIEDIEKAINCFHNHGIRIHGMFVFGGEADTVDTIRQTKDFALQNRIDSIQFMTLTPFPGTAFYDKLEKEGRILTRDWSLYDGHHTVFQPALIPAEELQLESVKALKKFYSFRNIFLNVPLTGWATAIHRTIGWILTRHFERRNRWYYKLLKQNKTPAEKPIALFYRLFRGTDYPRMDLNVAKSHLKISISEQKGILYLKLRGLINSLQIKDLKRSLNGPLTKQYSQLVINMEGLGFVSEKTAGRFWSYIERLASRVRRLQVIVIPDKHSFAFFVNEKRKKKLPPIEVVFQKR; this is encoded by the coding sequence ATGAATAAGATCTTACTGGTTGAACCTCAATCGAAGGAAGACCATGTCTACAAGCATGTCCGTATGCCCCGCCTGGGGCTGCCTATTCTAGCCACACAACTAAAAAACAAAGGGTATGATGTTGAAATATATATGGGAACCGCAGATTCATTGCCCATGGAAAAGTTGCTTGCAGCAGATCTTGTCGGTATATCTACAACAACAGCTACCTGTCGTGAAGCATATCAGATAGCCGGTTTATTGAGAACAAATAATATTCCGGTCGTTATCGGTGGTATTCATGCTACTTTTTTACCTGAAGAAGCTCTCAAATTTGCTGATTATGTAGTACGTGGAGAAGCGGAAGAAACTTTTCTTCCACTCATTCAATCTATAGAAGAAAACAAACTGAAACATGATATTCCCGGAATATCTTACTGGTGTAATGGAGAAGAAATCCATAACCCCGGGTCCGAAATAAAGATAGACATGGACTCCTTTCCCATACCGGACCTCTCTTTATTCAATGGTCATTCAAAATTGCGGACTATTCCTGTCATGACATCCAGAGGATGCCCTTTTAGCTGTACCTTCTGTTGTGTAACCGAGATGTTCGGAAGACGCTATCGACATCGTTGCACTGAAAGCGTATTGCAGGAGCTGGAGCGTTATGAAGGCAAAAATATATTTTTCTGTGATGATAATTTCACAGCTAACCCCGGGCTGACCAAGGAGCTGCTAAGGGGAATTATTGATCGTGGGATAAAGCTAAATCGATGGGGTGCACAGGTTCGGGTAGATGCTGCCCGGGATGAAGAGCTTTTAAGCCTGATGAAACTTTCGGGTTGTGGAATAGTCTATATAGGTTTTGAATCTATCAACCCCGAAACACTGAAAGATTTTCAAAAACAGCAAACGATAGAAGATATTGAAAAAGCAATCAACTGCTTTCATAATCACGGTATAAGAATTCATGGTATGTTCGTTTTCGGTGGTGAAGCAGATACTGTCGATACGATCAGACAGACTAAAGACTTTGCACTGCAGAATAGGATTGATAGTATTCAGTTTATGACACTAACCCCATTTCCGGGGACTGCTTTCTACGATAAACTGGAAAAAGAGGGAAGGATTTTAACCCGTGACTGGTCACTTTACGATGGTCACCATACCGTATTTCAGCCTGCCCTTATTCCTGCTGAAGAACTCCAGCTTGAATCGGTTAAAGCCCTGAAAAAATTCTATTCTTTCAGGAATATTTTTCTTAATGTTCCGCTTACCGGTTGGGCAACAGCGATCCACAGGACAATTGGATGGATTCTGACCAGACATTTCGAACGTCGAAACCGTTGGTACTATAAACTTCTAAAACAGAATAAAACTCCGGCTGAAAAACCGATCGCTCTATTTTATCGGTTATTCAGAGGAACGGACTATCCGAGAATGGATTTGAATGTCGCTAAATCACACTTAAAGATTTCGATATCCGAGCAAAAAGGAATTTTGTATTTAAAACTGAGAGGTTTGATCAACAGCTTACAGATAAAAGATCTTAAACGTTCCCTGAATGGACCGCTTACAAAACAATACAGCCAACTGGTAATTAACATGGAAGGGCTCGGGTTTGTTTCTGAAAAAACAGCGGGAAGGTTTTGGTCATATATAGAACGGCTGGCATCCAGAGTACGCAGGTTACAGGTAATTGTCATACCCGATAAGCATTCATTTGCTTTTTTCGTAAACGAAAAAAGGAAGAAAAAATTACCGCCTATTGAAGTTGTTTTTCAAAAGAGGTAG
- a CDS encoding DUF4870 domain-containing protein codes for MTNGIQLTQEEKTFGMLAHLAALAGFIIPFGNIIGPLVVWLIKKDQSAWVDKQGKESLNFQISITIYAIVAGILTIIVIGVLLLIAVGIFSLIMIIIATVKTNNGEDYQYPLCIRFIK; via the coding sequence ATGACAAATGGTATACAGTTAACCCAGGAAGAAAAAACGTTTGGAATGCTAGCTCATCTGGCTGCACTTGCCGGCTTTATTATTCCTTTTGGCAACATCATCGGGCCGCTTGTTGTTTGGTTGATTAAGAAAGATCAGTCAGCATGGGTAGACAAGCAGGGTAAAGAATCACTTAACTTCCAGATTTCGATCACCATCTATGCGATCGTAGCCGGTATACTGACTATTATAGTAATCGGAGTATTATTGCTGATTGCAGTTGGTATATTCTCTCTGATCATGATCATTATTGCTACCGTAAAAACAAATAACGGAGAGGATTATCAGTATCCGCTGTGCATCCGGTTTATCAAGTAG
- a CDS encoding M15 family metallopeptidase — protein MLNRSDLELTIKYISMFIIILFTVVLTLNLTGCDQASQDLPLEVAEEDDLNNEEANGSSSDSGDEEIGEDESEIDVPPEEDNPEDGSPLIDHESDNENLSGVKVVSDGDYLLALVTKETTLKSDYHPTDLSPIPAYMFPSRELYLREEALMYLTDLWNAAEADGVILKIISAYRSYSYQKSLFQSYANRYGETQANRFSARAGQSEHQLGTTVDFGGTDVDLKAAFARTEQGQWLAENAHRFGFVLSYPEGKEEITGYIFEPWHYRYIGVGAAAEWKAYGLTLNEYLDSKPQYYD, from the coding sequence TTGTTAAATCGCTCAGATCTTGAATTAACTATTAAATATATAAGCATGTTTATTATCATTCTCTTTACTGTGGTTTTAACCCTTAATCTAACCGGCTGTGACCAGGCATCGCAGGATTTGCCACTGGAAGTGGCTGAAGAAGATGATCTAAATAATGAAGAGGCAAACGGGTCTTCATCGGATTCGGGAGATGAAGAAATTGGTGAAGATGAATCTGAAATAGATGTTCCTCCAGAAGAAGATAACCCGGAAGATGGTTCACCATTAATAGATCATGAAAGTGATAATGAGAATCTTTCCGGTGTAAAAGTAGTTTCTGACGGTGATTACCTGTTGGCCCTGGTGACAAAAGAAACAACCCTGAAAAGTGACTATCATCCAACTGATTTAAGCCCTATTCCGGCATACATGTTTCCTTCCAGAGAACTATATTTAAGGGAAGAAGCTTTGATGTACCTGACCGATCTCTGGAATGCTGCTGAAGCAGACGGGGTTATTCTTAAGATCATCTCGGCATATCGCAGCTATAGTTATCAAAAGAGCCTTTTTCAAAGTTATGCGAACAGGTATGGTGAAACCCAGGCTAACCGCTTCAGTGCCAGGGCGGGCCAGTCTGAGCATCAGTTGGGCACTACTGTCGATTTTGGAGGAACTGACGTTGATCTTAAGGCGGCTTTTGCCCGGACAGAACAGGGGCAATGGCTTGCTGAAAATGCACACCGATTTGGCTTTGTTTTGAGTTACCCGGAAGGAAAGGAAGAGATAACGGGATATATATTTGAGCCATGGCATTATCGTTACATCGGGGTGGGTGCAGCTGCTGAATGGAAAGCATATGGACTCACCCTAAATGAATACCTGGATTCAAAGCCCCAGTATTATGATTAA
- the tkt gene encoding transketolase, with protein MNNIDQVAVNTIRFLAVDAVEKANSGHPGLPMGAAAVGYTLWKHHLKHCPDCPDWVDRDRFVLSAGHGSMLLYGLLHLSGYALPLEEIKNFRQWGSKTPGHPEYGYTPGVETTTGPLGQGFANAVGMAIAERRLAAEFNRPGYTLIDHYTYVLSSDGCMMEGVTSEAASLAGHLGLGKLICLYDDNKITIDGSTDLAFTEDTGLRFRAYGWQVLQVEDGNRIDLITEALAMAKKENNKPSLIMVRTQIGYGAPNKQGTADVHGAPLGKEEAELAKKNLGWPLEPKFYVPEEVYTLFNEINLKHKNEKEEWDKLFSRYREEYPELADSWNKWFSGQVPEELLDDSRLWEFDGKEMATRSASGQIMQVLAEYIPNLIGGSADLNASTKTSLKGFGDFQAGEPAGNNIHFGIREHAMGAVLSGIALHGGLRPYGSTFLVFFDYMKPAVRLSAIMGIPVVFIYTHDSIAVGEDGPTHQPVEHLSNLRSIPNMHVLRPADGAETAAAWLHILQRRCGPSALILSRQNLPQLAGTGKDALKGGYILSRETTDKPDMIIVASGSEVNLVLKAKKVLEDRGYSIRVVSMVCRELFIAQDKHYQKLVLPESVQKRLVVEAALPMGWEKIAGPGGEFIGVDDFGASAPGELVMEKRGICAEAIVEKAEKMLA; from the coding sequence TTGAACAATATTGATCAAGTGGCTGTAAATACAATCCGGTTTTTAGCGGTTGATGCAGTTGAAAAAGCTAACTCAGGACATCCCGGACTTCCCATGGGAGCGGCAGCTGTAGGCTATACTCTCTGGAAACACCATCTGAAGCATTGCCCCGATTGTCCGGATTGGGTTGACCGTGACCGTTTCGTTCTTTCAGCAGGACATGGTTCGATGCTGCTTTACGGGCTCCTCCACCTGTCAGGATATGCTCTTCCCCTGGAGGAAATAAAAAATTTCAGGCAGTGGGGGAGTAAAACCCCAGGCCACCCCGAATATGGATACACTCCAGGTGTTGAAACAACTACCGGACCTTTAGGCCAGGGTTTTGCCAATGCGGTGGGAATGGCCATTGCAGAAAGAAGACTGGCAGCAGAATTTAACCGGCCGGGGTATACACTGATTGATCATTATACTTATGTCCTCTCCAGTGATGGCTGCATGATGGAGGGGGTAACGTCTGAAGCTGCCTCGCTGGCCGGCCATCTTGGATTGGGGAAACTAATTTGCCTTTATGATGATAATAAAATTACCATAGATGGCAGCACGGACCTGGCATTTACTGAAGATACCGGTCTCCGGTTTAGAGCATACGGCTGGCAGGTTTTACAGGTTGAAGATGGCAACCGGATTGACCTGATTACTGAAGCTTTGGCAATGGCCAAGAAAGAAAACAATAAGCCCAGTCTCATTATGGTCAGAACCCAAATAGGTTACGGAGCTCCTAACAAGCAGGGCACTGCTGATGTGCACGGGGCTCCCCTGGGTAAGGAAGAGGCAGAACTGGCCAAGAAAAATCTTGGTTGGCCGCTGGAGCCTAAATTTTATGTTCCGGAAGAAGTCTACACCCTGTTCAATGAAATTAACCTGAAACACAAAAATGAAAAAGAGGAATGGGACAAACTCTTTTCTAGATATCGGGAAGAGTACCCGGAACTTGCAGATAGCTGGAATAAATGGTTTTCCGGGCAGGTACCTGAAGAACTTCTTGATGATTCCCGGCTTTGGGAATTTGATGGTAAAGAAATGGCAACACGTTCCGCTTCCGGTCAGATCATGCAGGTTTTGGCAGAATACATTCCAAACCTGATCGGGGGTTCAGCAGACTTGAATGCTTCAACTAAGACCAGCCTGAAGGGTTTTGGAGATTTTCAGGCAGGAGAACCCGCTGGAAACAACATTCATTTCGGTATTCGGGAGCATGCGATGGGGGCTGTATTATCAGGAATTGCCCTGCATGGAGGATTAAGGCCTTACGGATCGACCTTCCTAGTCTTCTTCGATTATATGAAACCTGCGGTCAGGCTCTCGGCTATAATGGGTATTCCGGTTGTTTTTATTTACACACATGATAGTATTGCTGTGGGTGAAGATGGCCCCACCCATCAACCCGTTGAACACCTTTCCAATCTGAGGTCAATTCCCAATATGCATGTCTTAAGGCCTGCTGACGGGGCGGAAACTGCGGCAGCATGGCTGCATATCCTGCAGCGGCGTTGCGGACCGTCGGCCTTGATTTTATCCCGGCAGAATCTGCCGCAGTTGGCCGGCACAGGTAAAGATGCTCTTAAAGGTGGATACATATTAAGTAGGGAGACAACAGATAAGCCGGATATGATAATAGTTGCTTCCGGATCGGAAGTTAACCTGGTCCTGAAGGCAAAGAAGGTTTTGGAGGATAGGGGTTACTCGATCCGCGTTGTCAGTATGGTTTGCCGGGAACTGTTTATAGCCCAGGATAAACATTACCAAAAGCTTGTGCTGCCGGAATCAGTTCAGAAAAGACTGGTTGTAGAGGCTGCTTTGCCTATGGGTTGGGAAAAAATTGCCGGCCCGGGAGGAGAATTTATCGGTGTAGATGATTTTGGGGCGTCAGCTCCCGGAGAATTAGTTATGGAAAAAAGAGGTATATGTGCTGAGGCTATCGTTGAAAAAGCAGAGAAAATGCTTGCATAA